The Lolium rigidum isolate FL_2022 chromosome 2, APGP_CSIRO_Lrig_0.1, whole genome shotgun sequence genomic interval ccggaggcctattttctcacgaagcttccgagaagaccgaagacgagacgaagaggggccacggggtagccaaaccctagggcggcgcggccccccttggccgcgcggccctgtggtgtgggcccccgtgccgcctcttgacttgcccttccgcctacaaatagcctccgtgacgaaacccccggtaccgagagccacgatacggaaaacattgccgagacgccgtcgccgccgatcccatctcgggggatcactggagatcgcctccggcaccctgtcggagaggggattcatctcccgggaggactctacgccgccatggtcgcctccggtgtgatgtgtgagtagtctacccctggactatgggtccatagcggtagctagatggttgtcttctccccattgtgctatcattgtcggatcttgtgagctgcctatcatgatcaagatcatctatatgtaattctatatgttgcgtttgttgggatccgatgaatagagaatacttgttatgttgattatcaaagttatacatgtgttgtttatgatcttgcatgctctccgttattagtagatgctgcggccaagtagatgcttttaactccaagagggagtacttatgctcgatagtgggttcatgctgcattgacaccaggacgagtgacggaaagttctaaggttgtgttgtcgttgttgccactagggataaaacattgatgctatgtctaaggatgtagttgttgattacattacgcaccatacttaatgcaattgtcatgttgtttgcaacttaatgctggaggggttcggatgataactttgaaggtggactttttaggcatagatgcggttggatggcggtctatgtactttgtcgtaatgcccaattaaatctcactatactcatcatgatatgtatgtgcattgtcatgctctctttatttgtcaattgcccaagctgtaatttgttcacccaacatgcttgttcgtcttatgggagagacacctctagtgagctgtggaccccggtccaattctctttacttgaaatacaatctactgcaatacttgttctacttgttttctcgcaaacaatcatcttccacacaatacggttaatcctttgttacggcaagccggtgagattgacaacctccattgtttcgttggggcaaagtagctttggttgtgttgtgcgggttccacgttggcgccggaatctgcggtgttgcgccgcactacatcccgccgccatcaaccttcaacgtgcttcttggctcctcctggttcgataaaccttggtttctttacgagggaaaacttgctgctgtgctcatcataccttcctcttggggttgcccaacgaacgtgtgNNNNNNNNNNNNNNNNNNNNNNNNNNNNNNNNNNNNNNNNNNNNNNNNNNNNNNNNNNNNNNNNNNNNNNNNNNNNNNNNNNNNNNNNNNNNNNNNNNNNAGATAACGGGCCGAGGGATCCATCTCTTCGTTTTCAGTGGTATGCTTCTTTATGCTCCGTCGTGGGCCATTGGTGGGACCCATCCTGGGCCCAGCCCTTTTATTTAGGTATTTAAGTCTGCCGTACTACCCAATCCTCAAATCTAATTCCCCAAACGATCTATCCTCCTCCTCAACGCCTCCTCGACCCACGGTCGGGCGCGCGGCCAGCGTCACTCGAGGAGACGCGTGGGTGGTTACGAGCTGACTCGTTGACCTCATCGCCATGGATGTAAGTATAGTTCGCTCACCTCGTGCCATGCACCTAATTTTTTTATGAACTCTTGCACGACAACATATGTATACGCGGTAGATCGTCTTTACTTTGATCTGCCCAAGTTAGATCTGGTCGTCTAATCTTACTTCCCTTGGTTGGGTCGCTTGGGAAAAAAATATCGGCCGACTTAATTAGATCTAGTGGTTAATTTGATCATACGTATATGACATATGAGAACATTGACATTGATCAGCCATTCCTTGCTACGCCTGCCCAGCTTCGTGCtttaccggagtggaggaaaaggccTATTATAAGGGGTAAGTCAGTTTATGGCACTCAATGAGAACACGGTGTTatgaacaacttaatttagaattaattGATGTCCCTTATGTTTTTAATATTACATGGTAGGTCCCGAGAAGAGGAAGAGTATGATTTTGAAGCTTTCATAGAGTATGCAAATCGAGTTAAGATGAATTATGACGATTTTGATGCACTCGAACCATCTagttgcgaaaaccctacacCGTAATTCCATTGTACGTAGTGCACCATCAAGAAATCACACGTCGTGAAGAATAAAGCAAAGATGGTAATTAATTTTGATTTCCATCATTTCTTACTACTAACCAAAGATATGCCGATAATTGACGTCATCAAATTTATGTGTAGTACTTCTCAAGCGAGGTTCACCCTCAAGCACATTCACCCAATATTCAGCTTACCAGAGAACCATAAAGCTTTACTCTCCAGGTGCCAATGTTACGAAGTTACGATGGTGATGAACATGTCAACGGTGAAAGGAGTACCAAAAGGAGGTGCCATGATAACATCACACTTCGGATGGATGTGGTGAGGCAGTAATGGCATGAAGAAAAATCAGAAATACGTGTTCGGTTCCGTAAGCAAGGAGAAGGTGGTCCGAAGATTATGCTTGGATCGTGTGTGAGAGCAGCCTCGGTTCGGACTTCGCTCATGAAGACTACTATAGCTATCTAAATTTTTTTGTTTATGTCATGTCCGTTGGTACACTTTTAGTATGGTGCACATTTATGTCATTTTTAATGGTTTCTCACTTTTATGACAATGTGTGAAGAGTTCGATCGTGAATGCTTATTAATTATATCCAGCTTATTTCTCTACAAGTGTTGTATGAGGGTTGTAGCATTGTGAAATTTGTTGATGCCCCACTCGAGAGTGGCACTATAGATATGTCAATTATGTGCATTGCGAGATCTAGTAATGTGCAAAAAGaccatatttttttaaaattcttcgttacaaacaattgaaatcgtaattaaaaaatattttgcaccagtcgtactagctacaagccattgttgtgtggtgccatgcggaaccatggtatgcttgtaggtgatcagcacctttgaacatgtatatattgttgctccaaaagagagaggagaagtaAGTTATCGATCCGTCCGTCGAATGCAAAGCGAGAGTCTTATCACATgcatagagtttttttttttttttttgagaaaaacatGCATAGAGTGGCCTCCGTGTATGGGCTGGGTACTAACGGGCTGGCCCAGTATATCCATCGGAGAGCTTGCCTAATTATAGTATTAACAAGCAGATGCCCTAGTTAGCGCGACGTCGGACGCACAACGTGTAACTACCCACGATTTCTTCTTCAAGTCAACGTCGCCTTCCATCGCCGTCCGGAGAAGATAGGAGTCCTTTCGTCGGCGGAGCCTACAGCTCAATCCAACGACTGCAACATCCGTGTTCCAGCCTTCCAGGTGCGCGCGTTTGCAATCTCGTTTATCATCGATCCTTTCGCCCACTTGATCTAGAGTGCGCTTGATCTAAACCTTCATTCTTTGCCTGGACGTGTAAGTTTTAGGCTGACATTTACGCGTAGATGGTTATTAGGAGATTTTCTATGTCGGCAATAATTGTTGTTTGTATATGTTATTTGCAGTAATGGATGAATTAGATGGCCCGGTCTATTGTGACCACACATTGTGGACGAATCTCGTAGCCACTTTCTCGGGACCTCAACGTGCGAGGTTTAGCTCTACTAGTTTGCGGACGTATGTTGCAATCGCCAGCCTTCGCCACGCGCACAAATATGATTAGATTTATGATAGAGCTATATGATACTAAAACTGAGACATTCGTCGTACAAGACAAGGCAGGAGCGATAACATCGCAACCTCTGTAGACATAGAATGCATTTATGGTCTACGTAATGAGGGTTTTTCCGCTTTTGATATAATTGATCAAGAATGtctaacaagtagaaggaaaatacCGCCTAGTTATCTCAGCAAGTCTAGTGGAAATCTAGTTATTTCCGACTTGATTGCTGACATACGAGAGAGAAAGCTTCCGATGATGACTTTGTGCGAAAGCGTGCTTGTGCTAATTGGCACGGTTACTGGCGCCATCTCGGCCCAAAAACGATCGATAGAGATCACTATTGTTTAGTGGAGGATGTTCCTAGAATATTTCAAATTAATCTGGAATCACTTCACATTGCGCTACCTCCTCGATAATTTGTCTGCTTACACAAGATCAGCAGCAAAAGGTAGGGGATGGCCGGTTGGAAATCTTTGTCTCACTCGGGTATGCAAACATGATTagcactatatttgatgtatgtgacAATTTGAAACTTATTTCATTTAAAATGTGTTGTTTGTAGCTACTATACTTGGGAAAAGGTGGTAGTCGTGGATGATCCTACGTATATTCCACACAAGTCTATTAGGCCACTAATGAAAAACTGGATCGAAGCGGAAGCGAAAGGAGGTCAAGCAGTACGACTATGCAAATGGTCGTGGGAGAGGCAAAGTGAAGGTTTTGTTTTTTATCACTACTTCTAGCTACATTATATCATAGTCGATGTTGTgttgttatattaatttatgCCATTTGTTTTCTAATTTGACATGCAGATTATTAATGATCTTACACCTCAAGCCAATGCCGGTGCGCAAACAAAGCGGAACACATCGCAGGAATGGTGAACAGTCACGTTCGACACGTTCGAGACAGAGGCGTAGTAACAAGGACATACTATTGGAAAGTTTGAAGAAGGAACCGACGGATCACATTGACACACAATTAGCACTTGTACCAAAGAGATGTGCAGAGGTGAGGAGCCATACATTTTACGAACACGAAAGTTTTACATTATCGTTAATGAATAATtatggtactacttgttttgcaggaAGTTCTAAAAATGCTAAATAAGAATGGTGTCATGTACAAACCGGTTGAAGGATCGAGTCGATAAaggaggagatgaggaagaagacactTCTATTCACATCGATGATTCATCTAAGAAAGAATTCATGTACAAGAACAGCTTCGACGAGTTAGATGCTTTAATTAGCAATGTAACAAAGACTTCGGTAAGTTTGTCACACCTCCTAAGCATAATGGGGTGCCTGAGGCAGGAGATAATGTGTACGTCACACCAGGAAACCTCGGTAACACTGGAGGGTACACAAGATAATCCTTTTATCTTAAATGATACCACAAAACCGGCATCATCCTCGGATATACGTATACCTGGATGACATTTTCGCAAGATCTACCACCAAGGTGAATGTTGGACGAAGGATGATGACCTACATGACGGTGAACATGAAGTTATGAGTACTCATAGTGTTGAAACAATGGGACGAGAGGCTAGTAGGAAGAAGGGCAATACAAGCAAAGTGTGCAAATAGTAATGGTAGAAGGAGAAACGCAGCGGCGGTACAAGTTGGAGGGAAAAGGAAACGGACGACGAATCAAAAATATGGATCACCATATGTGGTCGCGAAACCTAGAGCAAAACGTCAAAGCCGTGTAAAGAAAGGTAACACCATTTATTCGTTATTTCTTTGTTGGCAAATAAATGATGCTGCAACCCGTAACACATATGTTATTACTATTATGTGCATCGGGGTTGTTTGCGTGAACATGAAGTTGGGGTATCTTCGGCAGTACCAACACAAGCAGGAAATAGAAGCTGCCACTTTATAtgttaaaacaatatccaagctaccaaaagaagcatctaaaggagtgtacAAGAATGAATATGGCGCCAACTTGTCTTCGTAAAATCTTAACGTCGTTCTTGCGCACGAATGGCTATCCTGATAGTGTAAGTCTTCAAAACCAAAAGTTTGCGTTATACTCGTaattaaactatttgaatttgaaaatattgttgttgctatCAGATTATTGATGCTGCTATTGGGTATTTGTCTCTCCGTGTTGGGTCTGATCGAATGTTATGTCCTGCGTGGAGGACAAACTATCTCCTTGAACAAGCGAGAAAAACAATACGGGAAAAAATACACTATTAGAAATATAGATGAGGTAGTTACAAGACCAGGAGCCTTAGGTAGGGTTATGGATGAATATTTCAAGCGTGAGAAggtaacaagcactttctttcaatgtttcatgcgaaattagaataaaataatatgataattgacaaagtttttccttctcttgtagacatttttcgcactcgaacatacggaaaactcattacgtaactgttgtcatgcatacaaagaagaaggaattccGTGTCCTTGATCCTCCGTTTGGTTTAGGGGTGTCAAAATCAGTTGTGGAAGACTTGGTATTACACTCTCTACACACATGTCTTTGTGTACTTTCTCATGTCCGTACAGTAATATATTTGTTGTTTCGTAGATTGGGCAAATTTCACAGGACATACAACAAGCAAACAATACTTGTGACATGTGAATATCCGGATGTCGAAGAATGGCCTATTAAAAGATATGACATCCCTAAGCAAACCGATGAGTAAGTACCTATATTGCATTACACATAAAGAAAGTCGGTTTTGTATATGCGGACACATTTAAATTTTGTCACATTATATACCAAGCAATTCATGCGGATTATGGGTATTGCAATGTATGGAGCATCTGGGACGGAGATCAGATGACTTGCCCGGTTTCTCAGGTTGGCTATACTATGTTCCATGCACTCAGTTAattttaacaatgttaacaacccatgtgtataacaccttataatgttttggcaggccacagtcgatgaatcgagagaaagtacagttgcaaacattgttttatcaccacacaacattcttgagaaggtgaaaaacaaagtgagattGCTAGCAAAGACCAAGAACATATAAATTTGATAGTGTGACCGTTCGGTTTGCTCCCGCGTAAGGTTTCCGGACACATGtgatattgaatttttaattgtcttcggttgtaaacaatatttattcggttaagattatgtacaaaattttgtaacattgattttatttcccattatcgaaagtatgcaattatttttatctttgtacatgcatgctatgatgattataaggaaatgcctacttcacaatatataatgtcttttgccatttttacaaaagaacaccagagaattaagaacatcaagtacaaaataaaaacatcaagacgttgcaaacattaacaactccatcaaatacaaaGCTATAGTCGTCCCATTCATAATTAAGGAAATTTACTCGCCCTTTAGATAACTATGAAAGAACTACCCTTCCCGCTGCAAGCACATTCCGCACATGTTCACAGACATAAAATTACAcaacaactcatatgaatcttttaaagtatatgaaacaaaatggcagaaaaacttacttcggatgaaatatgcatattgggtttcttctgttatgcccttctccttgGCATGCCCCGCACACCCGCACCTCGCGGTTCCTTGTGTCCTAGTGGTCTTCCATTTTTAGTCATTGGAGATTTCTGCGCTTCTTGCCTAGGTGCACccttagtggacactttcaaaggatcaccaacaacaatatcgcatggtccactagcatcttcattttcatgcacCGACCTGAGGGGACCATATGCTTTACCTTTAGCATACCCCTCTCTTCTAGAAATTATGCCATCAATGGTACTGTCTAATGCAGATCATATTCCTCCgaattgtttaatgcaatatgcatagcCTGTGATACCTTAATATTCATCCTCGCCGTATTTCATCCGCTCCTCTCGCCTGCACCAACCCCACCCAAACATGTCGCTGGTGCGTTTAGATGGCAACCCTAACCTGGCATTTTTTGTGAATcgtcgtagagcacaacattgtggaatttcagtaaatttcaagaaatgcagcacatgcaagtatgtgcttgcaagggatcccctttctaatcatcctttgacaacttgcaccttataatttctgcctccttgggtctatattccacgtagaacctggtccttacatgattcctccatgccacaatgaagatgtttgagtctcctcgcctgcattttttctaagatctctatgccgccaatctttgaaagctcaccttgaataatatagaacacAGCAGGAGTGAAGATTTTTGCAGCAGACAACCTCTAGTTCTCTGAAATTAGTAATTGCCACTGGTGTAGTCTGTGAAGCCGTGCAGTCGTCGTGGGCTTCGTTCTCACGGAGACGGACAATTGCGTTGTCgtagtgcataatcatatcaacaattgtcatttccccatctaggtgcaggtgcagacaagagtttaaactttcactccgctggttacttttcatacccagccagaatccttgagagagatacgctgcagcccaaagtttcctcttggtgtacatcctcttcatccatgttctggtttttggggattgccattttctgtaaaatgcatgccatcgctcctcaaatacttgctccgaggtggtgtaatacaaaagagtcctgaactcgttcggtgacttgttaggtagatgcatctccatatttttttcaatgtggaAGCTGCGGATGCGATGCGGCACACCAGAAAATACTTCGCCGATTGCGGCGATCATCGCGGCATCTGCATCCGTGATTATCGCCTTTGGCTTCGTTGACACATCGCTTTGAGGAAAGTCTTTAGAagccaaacatatgtttgttcattctcacttgaaaggatggcacacccaaaaaccgttgtcctacggtggttgttcaagcccacaaaaggaacaaatggcatcttatatttattcatcttgtatgtgctatcaaacaccagCACATCTCCGTAGTCCTGGTAATCCCTACGTGACTGGGAATCACACCGGAACATGTGCTTCGAGACGGCCTTTTTCATCAACGTCatattcaaagaaaaattcagggtccctctttttcctctttgacataatgcggatggctgtggtagcgtcaccgtcgaaaagcagcctcctcctctccctagagcacatgttgtacaaatcctttcttgtgaatccaacaccaagcaaatgaaccggagcctgcaatgaattttctcataatgaggtgcttccttattcccatggatcccattgataatatctcagatctctgcgcgtcgttgatcgtcctatgggaccgaagaaacggagtctgacatggttcagctgggtcatggttatgtttgtcACGAAAATCTTCAACAACCCAGAAACCAGTTCTTCCATCAAACTTGACCACCAAACGTGCCTTGCAGCCGCAGCGAGACTCAGGTCTGTGCCTATATACACGGCCTTCCGTGGTCAGTTGGTTTTTGGGACGTCTGCCCTGTCTggaacacacaaaacgccttaaccgaattactccatcatcaaaccgcttaacctggtcaagccggatgctgaacccataatctttagcatatctgttgtagaaagaATATCTGTCTGCTTCGAAATAAAagtcatctcttttatcatccaGTATAAATCCCGATCACTATCAGGATATTCATTGCCATTGCTACCTTTGTGTGGTTTCTCAGGCTGACTAGCGCCTGGCGTCGCCCGCAAGTAGAAAACgtaggcattaattaaaactataaatttatgtgttccagctatataagaccgataaaaagagataacaacctgGCTCATGTCAACGTAATCCTCGGGAACTCgatgcaccttccacatcatcggtgtggcccgtgtccaagtcagattcaccgtaatagtcgtactcaagctgcgtgtcaaattgttcctgaaatttattaatgcatttcgaaatttagtaaccgtaaattttacagttgccatcatttcatgcatcattttatgtcactgtatgagtcactacacatacctcactagtatttagactcgtctgtgtgttcaccatggttctcatcattttgatcgtctgtgtgttcgctatggttgtcaacattatcaaattcatcgtacgcaatctgcataaattatgacatgaggaaccatatataatttgatgatgctggactgctggtaatcgaaatgaaaaatagtggctcacatcaaactcatcttcgctccagccggcttcgtgctcgcaAATTATCCTCCATTTCGAGTCATCGGAATTATAGccgacgtactcgttttgttcctcaatcataccagatatagagttctccatattctgtagtattggaccataattagaattgaaaaaccggcagaattgcttcctcttactatgctacaagatgaagtcatggtacctgtaattttaaaccctagcggggaagatgccgagccggtggcgcgcctttccaaggtcgtcgatctgcgggggggcttcgcgcgcggtcggcggcgtcgacgtgcgaaacaaccaccggcggcgacggacgtgccggcaacaaccgccgacggccgggccggcaacaaccgcttgcGTTCAACCTAGCGACGGCGTGGAACAGCTCGATCAGATCTCCAAGTACGTGCcgatgaaaacgatgcatgcaatgggagctaatcacggtgattagcttagcacgtgggacccacccacgtggggtcgtccgtatagatacgcccaggccctgtatacccatacgagtcttgcactcgggcttggatatgggtttcggcgggcagcacaaaaaaaacaaaatcgggaccaccgtaccccttcggcgataagtcgcgagtttggagagggtgcgcaccgaagcacacctcGATAGATAATTGCAGCGTGCGAAATGATCCACGTACGCACCGCCAACGATCTCCACCTAATGCTTGATGAACAGCAAAGATTCCCGTGGTCGACTGATTGTCTAGTCGCGGCTCTTGAATGGGATTGCCCTGATCACCACCACGTGGTAGATGGCCGCCAGCGCCGCGCCGATGAACGGGCCAACCCAGAAGATCCACTGCATGACAAAAGATTAATTAGTCGCTCGATCGTAATCATCATCAAGCTTAATCATCTCTAAATCATAGATGGTTAACTAGTGACTAGTAAGTGAGGTATGTAGATCATCTTCTTACGTGGTCGTCCCATGACTGCTTCTTGTTGTAGATGATGGCGGCGCCGAGGGACCTGGCCGGGTTGATGCCGGTGCCGGTGATGGGGATCGTCGCAAGATGCACCAGGAACACGGCGAATCCGATCGGAAGCGGCGCAAGGATCTGCACCAGTTTTCTAGCTTATCAGTCCATCCATCACCGACGAGCAAAAAGAACGTTCAActgcgcggcggcgggcggccggcgccgttgaagaagaagtagaggatacTTACGGGGACGTGGGAGTCTCTGGCGCTGCGCTTGGCATCAGTAGCTGAGAACACGGTGTAGACCAGCACGAACGTGCCCACGATCTCCGCCCCGAGTCCGTCCCCTTTGGTGTACCCGGGCGCGACGGAGTTGGCGCCGCCACCGTTGCCCATGTACAAGGTCGTCTGGAACCCCTTCACCACGCCGGCGCCGCATATGGCGCCCAAGCACTGCATCACCATGTAGAACACCGCCCTCGTCAAGGACAGCTTCCTGGCCAGGAAGAGTCCGAAGGTGACCGCCGGGTTGATGTGGCCGCCGGAGATGCCGGCGGTGCAGTAGACGAGCACGAAGATCATGCCCCCGAAGCTCCACGCGATGCCCTGGATGCCCACCGTGCCGCACTTGGACCCGGACGGGTTGCCGACGACTCCCATCACCGTTAGCACGCTGATGTAGAGGAAGAGGAAAGTGGCGAGGAACTCGGCGATGCCGGCGCGGTAGAAGGACCAGGAGGTGAGCTCCGACGCTTCAAAAAGCGGCGCCGGGGGAGGCTCCTTGTAGTCCTTGTCGTCGCCGCCCTGGGCCGCCGTGCCGATGGGCTGGCGCTCCGAGTAGCGGTTAGCGCCGAGGCGCACGTCCTCCTCCTTGCCCTCCATTAATGAGTTGCTTGAGCTTAGCTTCTTGGGTTTGTTGAGAGGATGAAGATGGGTGAGTGGGAGTGAGTTGAGGAAAGTTAGTGGCTTTGGAGTGCTTCTTATAGAGGAAGGCAATCATCAACCATGGCCTCCCTACCctgctcttctttgcatggtctgTGTATGAGACTATGAGAGTGTGTGGTGAACCTGGTGATAAACTttttttcttgtttattttatttGTTGCCACTTGTTGATTAGTGGAGGATGATGATACGGGGGTTTGGTTTGTTGATTAGTGGCCTTGTGATAGCAATGTTAGCTAGCTCTCTTGATTAGTTATTTGTGTGTGGTTATGAAAATGTATGTGGTTTGTTAACTCTTGGTGTGTCACCTCACTTGTCATGGGGTGGCAGAAACTTGTGGTATTGAATGGCTTAGTCGGCTCTTGTTAATTAGCAAATAGTACTATCTTGGACGGATGATAGGATAGTCTTAATTAGGGCTGGGAGTTGTATATGATTGTGTTTTATGGGTACGGAAACTGTCTTTTTTCCTACTCCATCCGTTTTAAAACTCTTTTGCTAACTCCAGGTAGATTGAGAATTAAGTTTGTTTTAGATCAATTTGAAAAAATTAGAATTGTATTGTGATTCGTGCATACGAGAATTACACATGGGTATGTAATTGAACATGATTGTGCAATTGCATATCTTTTGCACGGTTCACATGCCTTACACATTAAATTAAGTGGCCTAAAATTAAGTTAATTTGAGATTAACTGAAAATTAGCCACGTTCTTAAAAATAGGTGTcataaatttgtctaaatttttcTGTATTTGAATatgttttagagcatctccactcgtttgtcctccccacgccgaaatccggggaaatttacgtccggatGTATTTGAATatgttttagagcatctccactagtttcccagccgcgatctcaggcgaagacgCCGATCTAAATTCGAAAAACGAAAACTTGACAAAATACGGCAAAAAACGATTGAATGTAGACtaactttaatgatatttactatatagagggcgaagttcatacataggggCCGAATTAGTCGAATTCGGCCAGGGGAATACAACtctaaatattaaaacacggcgctctacatgccaaaatggcggtagaacaccgtgtagtcgccgtcgccgctggcgccatcatcgtcggagccgtcatcgtcgaactgcggcggcgccgacgccgcttggctgctgccttggccggcaTCTCCCCATGATATTCATACGAGAagggggaagttgccgccctcgatgtgctcgaggacggcctcgagcgTCCGGCCAGGCACGCTCCACCACCGCTTGCGCCCGGCggtgttgttgcgcggaggcggaggaggcgggccgtcgtatgcggcgagctcctgctcccactggcgaaggaagtaggagttccacgccatcaggttgtcggggtggtagcgtggctcggcgcggtcctggtccgacaatgttagtcggacctcctcgatggcggcttcGAGGGCGcgtccctggggcggcggcgggattggcacgccgcccgcacttagccgccacccgccgccgggaggcctcgtgtccggcgggcaggggtaccccgcctggtggaggaggtgcccctcccacgcgtg includes:
- the LOC124693481 gene encoding aquaporin PIP1-5-like — its product is MEGKEEDVRLGANRYSERQPIGTAAQGGDDKDYKEPPPAPLFEASELTSWSFYRAGIAEFLATFLFLYISVLTVMGVVGNPSGSKCGTVGIQGIAWSFGGMIFVLVYCTAGISGGHINPAVTFGLFLARKLSLTRAVFYMVMQCLGAICGAGVVKGFQTTLYMGNGGGANSVAPGYTKGDGLGAEIVGTFVLVYTVFSATDAKRSARDSHVPILAPLPIGFAVFLVHLATIPITGTGINPARSLGAAIIYNKKQSWDDHWIFWVGPFIGAALAAIYHVVVIRAIPFKSRD